The window CGGACGGAACGGTGTTAGATGCCGGTCTGTCTCCAGATTATCGGGTCACGGGATCCTCGCTGCGCCTGAGCGATACGGACCGGTCATTCGACGATCTGGTAATCGAGCGAGCTATCGATATCGCGAGAGGTGAGGAGCAGGCCGAGAAAGAGGCAGCCTAGCGGCCGCTAGCCATCGCGCTTGGCCTCTTGCCACAGCCTTTCCAGATTTTCGAGCGATTGTTCCGAGAGTCGCTCGTCATCTCCGAGGCGAGCCTCCATGGCTGCGAATCTGCGCCTGAACTTCCTGTTGGCGCGCTGAAGTGAAGATTCGGGATCGAACCCCAGTTTGCGCGCCAGGTTCGCGGTGACGAAGAGGAGGTCACCGACTTCTTCCTCGAGGGCCTCTTTACCGGAGTTGTCGGCAAGAGCCGACACCACTTCGCCGAGCTCCTCTTCAACCTTGCCCAGGACTCCCGAGATCTCGGGCCAGTCAAACCCCACTCCGGCCGCTTTTTGAGAGATGCGATACGCTGCGAGCAGAGCGGGGAGTGTCGAGGGAACTCCCGAAAGCACCGAACCGCTCTTCTGTTCCGACTTGCGCTCTTCCCAGGCTCGGCGAACGGCTTCACTGTCCTCGGCGCTGTCATCTCCGAAAACGTGCGGGTGGCGGTCGACCATCTTCTGGTGAATGGACTCGACAACAGCGGTCATCGCCTGGTTGTCGGCTGGCTGCTCGAGCACCCGCGAGATGAACACGATCTGGAACAAGAGGTCTCCCATCTCCTCGCGGATCGCGTCGGGATCGCCCTCGTCGATGGCCGCGGCGAGCTCGTGCGCCTCTTCCAGCAGATAGGCGCGCAGGTCTGGAA is drawn from bacterium and contains these coding sequences:
- the mazG gene encoding nucleoside triphosphate pyrophosphohydrolase, whose product is MDDRLARLERLVDTLRAPDGCPWDREQSLPDLRAYLLEEAHELAAAIDEGDPDAIREEMGDLLFQIVFISRVLEQPADNQAMTAVVESIHQKMVDRHPHVFGDDSAEDSEAVRRAWEERKSEQKSGSVLSGVPSTLPALLAAYRISQKAAGVGFDWPEISGVLGKVEEELGEVVSALADNSGKEALEEEVGDLLFVTANLARKLGFDPESSLQRANRKFRRRFAAMEARLGDDERLSEQSLENLERLWQEAKRDG